One segment of Drosophila mauritiana strain mau12 chromosome 3R, ASM438214v1, whole genome shotgun sequence DNA contains the following:
- the LOC117142232 gene encoding fibroblast growth factor receptor homolog 1 produces MAAAWSWRASHSTITMTSGSLVVLFLLLSIWQPAVQVEGRRQMANSQEMIKEHLVARSQNKTPAITNNANQSSTSSADLDDGAADDDDNKADLPVNVSSKPYWRNPKKMSFLQTRPSGSLLTLNCHALGNPEPNITWYRNGTVDWTRGYGSLKRNRWTLTMEDLVPGDCGNYTCKVCNSLGCIRHDTQVIVSDRVNHKPILMTGPLNLTLVVNSTGSMHCKYLSDLTSKKAWIFVPCHGMANCSNNRSIIAEDKDQLDFVNVRMEQEGWYTCVESNSLGQSNSTAYLRVVRSLHVLEAGVASGSLHSTSFVYIFVFGGLIFIFMTTLFVFYAIRKMKHEKVLKQRIETVHQWTKKVIIFKPEGGGDSSGSMDTMIMPVVRIQKQRTTVLQNGNEPAPFNEYEFPLDSNWELPRSHLVLGATLGEGAFGRVVMAEVNNAIVAVKMVKEGHTDDDIASLVREMEVMKIIGRHINIINLLGCCSQNGPLYVIVEYAPHGNLKDFLYKNRPFGRDQDSSQPPPSPPAHVITEKDLIKFAHQIARGMDYLASRRCIHRDLAARNVLVSDDYVLKIADFGLARDIQSTDYYRKNTNGRLPIKWMAPESLQEKFYDSKSDVWSYGILLWEIMTYGQQPYPTIMSAEELYTYLMSGQRMEKPAKCSMNIYILMRQCWHFNADDRPPFTEIVEYMDKLLQTKEDYLDVDIANLDTPPSTSDEEEDETDNLQKWCNY; encoded by the coding sequence ATGGCTGCCGCCTGGAGTTGGCGAGCCAGTCACTCGACGATCACAATGACAAGCGGATCGCTGGTAGTGCTCTTCCTGTTGCTATCGATTTGGCAGCCAGCAGTGCAGGTTGAAGGACGACGCCAAATGGCCAACAGCCAGGAGATGATCAAGGAGCATCTGGTAGCCAGGAGTCAGAACAAGACACCAGCCATCACGAACAATGCTAATCAATCGAGCACATCCAGTGCGGATTTGGATGATGGCGCCGCGGATGACGATGATAACAAGGCCGATTTGCCGGTGAATGTCAGCTCGAAACCCTACTGGCGGAATCCCAAGAAGATGAGTTTTCTGCAGACGCGGCCCTCGGGCTCCCTGCTCACCCTCAATTGCCATGCCCTGGGCAATCCGGAACCCAATATCACATGGTATCGCAATGGCACCGTCGACTGGACGCGGGGCTATGGGAGCTTGAAGCGGAATCGATGGACCCTGACCATGGAGGATCTGGTGCCGGGCGATTGTGGCAACTACACCTGCAAGGTGTGCAATTCGTTGGGTTGCATTCGTCACGACACCCAGGTGATTGTAAGCGATCGAGTTAATCACAAGCCGATCCTGATGACCGGCCCATTGAACCTCACACTGGTGGTCAATTCCACTGGCAGCATGCACTGCAAATATCTGTCGGACTTGACCAGCAAGAAGGCGTGGATCTTTGTGCCCTGCCATGGAATGGCCAACTGCTCCAACAATCGATCCATCATTGCCGAGGATAAGGATCAGTTGGACTTCGTGAACGTTAGGATGGAGCAGGAGGGCTGGTACACGTGCGTCGAAAGCAACAGTCTGGGTCAATCCAACAGCACTGCATATCTGCGAGTGGTGCGAAGTCTGCACGTCTTGGAGGCCGGAGTGGCCAGTGGTTCGCTCCACTCGACCAGCTTCGTGTACATCTTCGTCTTTGGCGGACTCATTTTCATCTTTATGACCACGCTATTTGTGTTCTATGCCATCCGGAAGATGAAGCATGAAAAGGTTCTGAAACAACGCATCGAAACCGTTCATCAGTGGACCAAGAAAGTGATCATCTTTAAGCCCGAAGGTGGCGGAGACTCCAGTGGTTCCATGGACACCATGATCATGCCGGTGGTTAGGATACAGAAACAGCGCACCACTGTCCTTCAGAATGGCAACGAGCCGGCTCCCTTCAACGAATATGAATTTCCACTGGACTCGAACTGGGAGCTGCCCAGAAGTCATTTGGTACTGGGTGCCACTTTGGGAGAAGGTGCTTTCGGACGAGTGGTCATGGCGGAGGTCAATAATGCTATTGTGGCCGTAAAAATGGTGAAGGAAGGACACACGGATGATGACATTGCCAGCTTGGTGCGGGAAATGGAAGTGATGAAGATCATTGGGCGACATATCAATATTATTAACCTACTGGGCTGCTGCAGTCAGAATGGTCCACTCTATGTGATTGTCGAGTATGCGCCACACGGAAACCTCAAGGACTTCCTCTACAAAAATCGACCCTTCGGAAGGGATCAGGACAGCTCACAACCGCCTCCATCGCCGCCAGCTCATGTGATAACCGAAAAGGATCTGATCAAGTTTGCTCACCAAATTGCCAGAGGAATGGACTATCTGGCCTCGCGGCGATGCATCCATCGAGATTTGGCAGCCAGGAATGTGCTCGTCAGCGATGATTATGTGCTGAAGATTGCTGATTTTGGACTGGCGAGGGATATCCAAAGCACGGATTACTATCGGAAGAACACGAATGGCAGGCTACCCATCAAATGGATGGCACCAGAGTCGCTGCAGGAGAAATTCTATGACTCCAAGAGCGATGTCTGGTCATATGGCATCCTGCTGTGGGAGATCATGACCTATGGGCAGCAACCATATCCCACTATCATGTCCGCGGAGGAGCTGTACACCTATCTCATGTCCGGCCAGCGGATGGAGAAGCCAGCGAAATGTTCCATGAACATCTACATTCTGATGCGACAATGCTGGCACTTCAACGCCGACGATCGGCCACCCTTTACGGAAATCGTGGAGTATATGGACAAGCTGCTCCAGACGAAGGAGGACTACCTCGATGTGGATATCGCCAATCTGGATACGCCGCCCTCGACGAGCGACGAGGAGGAAGATGAAACGGACAACCTGCAGAAGTGGTGTAACTATTAA
- the LOC117142233 gene encoding LOW QUALITY PROTEIN: AF4/FMR2 family member 4 (The sequence of the model RefSeq protein was modified relative to this genomic sequence to represent the inferred CDS: substituted 1 base at 1 genomic stop codon), giving the protein MENQMALAPLGLSQSMDSVNTASNEEEVRTLFVSGLPMDAKPRELYLLFRAYEGYEGSLLKVTSKNGKTASPVGFVTFHTRAGAEAAKQDLQQGVRFDPDMPQTIRLEFAKSNTKVSKPKPQPNTATTASHPALMHPLTGHLGGPFFPGGPELWHHPLAYSAAAAAELPGAAALQHATLVHPALHPQVPVRSYLXLNTDKVMEQPMHQTQMTMPPHHQTTAIHPGAAMAHMAAAAAAAGGGGGAATAAAAPQSAAATAAASAAAAAAASHHHYLSSPALASPAGSTNNASHPGNPQIAANAPCSTLFVANLGQFVSEHELKEVFSSMPGFCRLRMHTKAMATATGSSCSTSNGSGSSNSNHNNAAVQQHPVAFIEFKDPPTASQAMQQLQGKYLLSSDRGSIRIEFARSKMINEVTIMNTKAPPPPPPTAVAATAAPPPPPAPMYILNGGGGVEHLLVPAPPPSAQQQQQQQLQMQQLQQQMHLQQQHQQQQQLQLTVAAPCTAASTTTHSSTTSVVVNSLQHHQLHHPNQHHQNHLFRDQQQQQQHQQQATIQQQSATTKERVWNHGMICSLKS; this is encoded by the exons GTTCGCACACTTTTCGTCAGTGGTTTGCCCATGGACGCCAAGCCGCGCGAGCTCTATTTGTTATTCAGAGCCTATGAG GGCTATGAAGGATCTCTTTTGAAAGTAACTagcaaaaatggcaaaactGCATCG CCCGTTGGCTTTGTGACATTCCATACAAGAGCTGGAGCTGAGGCAGCTAAACAGGATCTGCAG CAGGGTGTACGCTTCGATCCCGATATGCCCCAAACAATTCGCTTGGAATTCGCCAAGAGTAACACGAAAGTGAGCAAACCCAAACCACAGCCCAATACAGCGACAACAGCCTCACATCCTGCATTGATGCACCCACTCACTGGAc ATCTGGGCGGTCCCTTCTTTCCGGGCGGACCGGAGCTATGGCATCATCCGCTAGCCTATtcggcagccgccgccgccgaatTGCCAGGAGCTGCTGCACTGCAGCATGCAACGCTAGTGCATCCGGCCCTGCATCCGCAGGTGCCAGTGCGCTCCTATCTCTGACTAAATACAGACAAAGTAATGGAGCAGCCGATGCATCAA ACTCAAATGACCATGCCGCCACATCATCAGACAACTGCTATTCATCCCGGAGCTGCGATGGCTCACATGGCtgcggcagctgcagcagccggCGGAGGCGGGGGAGCGGCcaccgctgctgctgcaccgcAGAGTGCTGCTGCGACGGCTGCTGCAAGTGCCGCTGCAGCGGCTGCTGCCTCACATCATCACTATCTGTCGAGTCCGGCGCTGGCCAGCCCGGCTGGCTCCACGAACAACGCCAGTCATCCGGGCAATCCACAGATCGCGGCCAATGCGCCCTGCTCCACGCTGTTTGTGGCCAATCTGGGGCAATTCGTGTCCGAGCACGAGCTGAAGGAGGTGTTCTCTAG TATGCCTGGCTTTTGTCGCCTACGAATGCACACAAAAG CCATGGCAACAGCAACTGGCTCAAGCTGCTCCACCAGTAAcggcagtggcagcagcaacagcaaccacaACAACGCTGCGGTGCAGCAACATCCGGTGGCATTCATCGAGTTCAAGGACCCACCGACCGCGTCTCAGGCCatgcagcagctgcagggTAAATATCTGCTCAGCTCGGATCGCGGTTCCATCCGCATCGAGTTTGCGCGCAGCAAAATGATCAACGAGGTGACCATAATGAACACCAAGgcaccgccaccaccaccacccactgctgttgctgctactgctgcaccaccgccaccaccagcACCCATGTACATCCTGAACGGCGGTGGGGGGGTCGAGCACCTGCTGGTCCCAGCACCACCGCCGTcggcacagcagcagcagcagcagcaactccagatgcagcaactgcagcagcagatgcacctgcagcagcaacatcagcagcagcagcaactccaaCTGACCGTGGCAGCACCATGCACCGCAGCaagcaccaccacccacagcAGCACCACTAGCGTTGTTGTTAACTCACTACAGCACCACCAACTTCATCATCCAAATCAGCACCACCAAAATCATCTCTTTAGAGAC caacagcaacagcagcagcatcagcagcaagcAACAATCCAGCAGCaatcagcaacaacaa AGGAGCGGGTATGGAATCACGGCATGATTTGCTCGCTAAAAAGCTAG
- the LOC117142237 gene encoding plancitoxin-1, protein MRSLCFILLLVWFLSQTEAKSKVSCKDEAGNDVDWWHLYKLPKHYQHNDLGKDTSGLKYLYVTSQNYDTWQMSGKFISDPLSLPAQTLNPLNADPSHTLLAAYNDQQPNGTVFSSGGHAKGVVASDGETAIWIVHSVPKFPTIPDYSYPTSGEQYAQSMLCVTLKGEDLEKVGQILVYNEPHFYYQRNPLATRSDELFPSLERALHGQWRTESPFQKDLELRSLDGKKFRLFGKSGRANVELYADVVAPTLDVSLFVEAWRDGAGNLPNSCDKSDKILNVESISNPELSVDFRTTQDHSKWAVSRPTGILIYHWRVGGGDWICVGDINRQQGQLHRGGGTVCHKSARVSNLYRQLVANYDKCAEQE, encoded by the exons ATGCGATCTCTGTGTTTCATTTTGCTGCTCGTTTGGTTTCTCAGCCAAACCGAAGCTAAGTCTAAGGTTTCCTGTAAGGATGAAGCTGGAAACGATGTAGATTG GTGGCACCTTTACAAGCTGCCCAAGCACTACCAGCACAACGATTTGGGCAAGGACACCAGTGGCTTGAAGTACCTGTACGTGACCAGCCAGAACTACGACACCTGGCAGATGTCGGGCAAGTTCATTAGTGACCCCCTATCGCTGCCTGCCCAGACACTTAACCCCTTGAATGCCGATCCCAGCCACACTCTGCTGGCCGCCTACAACGATCAGCAGCCGAATGGCACTGTTTTCAGCAGCGGTGGTCATGCCAAAGGAGTGGTGGCCAGTGACGGGGAGACGGCTATTTGGATTGTCCACTCGGTGCCCAAATTTCCCACGATTCCGGACTACAGCTACCCCACTTCCGGCGAGCAGTACGCACAGAGCATGCTATGCGTCACACTGAAGGGCGAGGATCTGGAGAAGGTTGGTCAGATTCTGGTGTACAATGAACCGCACTTCTACTACCAACGTAACCCGCTGGCCACTCGCTCCGATGAGCTGTTCCCGAGCCTGGAAAGGGCTCTGCATGGTCAGTGGCGCACGGAATCACCGTTCCAGAAGGACTTAGAGCTGCGCAGCTTGGACGGCAAGAAGTTCCGGCTGTTTGGCAAGAGTGGACGCGCCAATGTGGAGCTGTACGCCGATGTGGTCGCACCCACTCTGGATGTCAGTCTTTTCGTGGAGGCGTGGCGCGACGGTGCCGGCAATCTACCGAATAGCTGCGATAAGTCCGACAAGATCCTCAACGTGGAGTCCATTTCCAATCCGGAGCTATCGGTGGACTTTAGGACTACCCAGGATCACTCCAAGTGGGCGGTATCTCGCCCCACGGGCATTCTGATCTACCACTGGCGAGTTGGCGGCGGAGATTGGATTTGTGTGGGCGACATCAACCGGCAACAAGGTCAGTTGCACCGTGGTGGTGGAACCGTGTGCCACAAGAGCGCCAGGGTATCCAATCTGTACCGCCAGCTGGTCGCCAACTACGACAAGTGCGCCGAACAGGAATAG
- the LOC117142234 gene encoding tubulin alpha-3 chain — MSGKGEIIQIHIGQAGVQIANACWELFCLEHGILANGRLTQSSMDDSFLTFFEFTSHQPCVQPRLVMIDTEPTVIDEIRTGSYRNLFHPDTLITGKDDSGSNFARGYNLMASELLDRSMNGIRRVADRCRNLRGFLVFRAIGGGSGSGLGTRIMERLVEDFGKKMTVVEFLVYPSPSISPVIVEPYNALLAAHFSMDCADVSFIVDNEALYDICANTLNVPAPTYTNLNRIIAQVVSSFTASQRFGGGSTVSFQELQTNLVPYPRIHYPLINYAPLVPISHSQFVNMSTAQLTGQCFQMSNQMVRCNPSHGKYMASVLLYRGDIAPNEINTALENIKRNRSFRFVDWSPTGFKIGVSPMPPYYVPGGDLAPTNRACVAISNNTNIRIAWCRLVNKFDKLYQRRAFVYHYVGEGLEEGNFNEASENICQLVHDYLEVDASAPASRRDTDPEDDSLD; from the exons ATGTCCGGAAAGGGGGAGATCATCCAGATCCACATCGGCCAGGCCGGTGTGCAGATAGCCAACGCCTGTTGGGAGCTCTTCTGCCTGGAGCACGGCATTTTGGCCAATGGAAGGCTTACCCAGTCGTCCATGGACGACTCGTTCCTCACGTTCTTTGAGTTCACCAGCCATCAGCCATGCGTGCAGCCACGACTCGTCATGATCGACACGGAGCCCACAGTGATAG ATGAAATCCGTACCGGCTCCTACCGCAACCTCTTTCATCCGGATACTTTGATCACGGGCAAGGATGACAGCGGCAGTAACTTCGCCAGGGGCTACAACCTAATGGCCAGCGAGCTGTTGGATCGCTCCATGAATGGCATTCGTCGCGTGGCAGATCGCTGCAGAAATCTCAGGGGTTTCCTGGTCTTTCGGGCAATTGGCGGAGGTTCTGGTTCCGGGCTAGGCACTCGCATCATGGAGAGACTGGTCGAAGACTTTGGCAAGAAGATGACTGTTGTGGAGTTCCTCGTGTATCCTTCGCCTTC AATCTCTCCGGTTATTGTGGAGCCATACAACGCACTGCTGGCTGCCCATTTCTCCATGGACTGCGCGGATGTATCGTTTATTGTGGACAATGAAGCTCTATACGACATATGTGCTAATACACTCAATGTCCCTGCTCCCACGTATACAAATCTCAATAGGATCATCGCACAAGTGGTGTCCAGCTTTACGGCCTCGCAGCGTTTTGGCGGCGGATCGACCGTGAGCTTCCAGGAGCTGCAGACGAACCTGGTGCCATATCCACGAATCCACTATCCGCTGATCAACTACGCACCACTGGTGCCCATTTCACACTCGCAGTTCGTCAATATGTCGACGGCCCAGCTAACGGGTCAGTGTTTCCAGATGAGCAACCAAATGGTCAGGTGCAATCCCTCGCATGGCAAGTACATGGCCAGTGTGCTGCTCTACCGCGGTGACATCGCACCCAATGAGATCAATACGGCGCTGGAGAACATCAAGCGGAACAGGTCTTTCCGATTTGTCGACTGGTCGCCCACGGGCTTCAAGATCGGCGTGAGCCCCATGCCGCCGTACTATGTTCCTGGCGGCGATCTGGCGCCCACCAATCGCGCCTGCGTGGCCATCTCGAACAACACGAACATCCGGATCGCCTGGTGCCGCCTGGTCAACAAGTTCGACAAGCTCTATCAGCGGCGCGCCTTCGTCTATCACTATGTGGGCGAAGGACTCGAGGAGGGCAACTTCAACGAGGCCTCCGAGAACATCTGCCAGCTGGTGCACGACTATCTGGAGGTGGATGCATCGGCTCCCGCCTCGCGACGAGACACCGATCCGGAGGATGACTCGCTCGACTGA
- the LOC117142238 gene encoding SPRY domain-containing protein 7 produces the protein MFCCLRTCLNGGHMRKPTATSRLREPDVHLDAAHMGPDVILLSHQLRVTGTGGVLATAPLVQSKSYFEVKIQHGGSWSVGLATRQTDLSRKSGGGDRESWCLCSDNATRHNDREEFRPVVQAACTTQPARTSNGILNNSAAKAAGLIAIEDLQQEDLLMTTGVAPSDVDIGDSLMASPQRDFPDEGDIVGVAFDHVELNFYFNGRNLEVPFRNVRGAALFPVIYVGNGAILDIILDNFSHGPPPGFERILLEQSLL, from the exons ATGTTCTGCTGCCTACGCACCTGTCTCAATGGAGGCCACATGAGGAAACCCACGGCAACCAGTCGCCTGCGGGAACCCGATGTTCACCTGGATGCAGCGCATATGG GACCTGATGTTATCCTGTTGTCACACCAGCTGCGCGTCACGGGCACTGGAGGCGTCCTGGCCACGGCGCCTTTGGTGCAGTCGAAGTCCTACTTCGAGGTGAAGATCCAGCACGGAGGCAGCTGGTCGGTTGGCTTGGCAACGCGACAAACGGATCTCAGTCGCAAGAGCGGCGGCGGGGATCGAGAGTCGTGGTGCCTGTGCTCCGATAATGCCACACGCCACAATGACCGGGAGGAGTTCCGACCAGTGGTTCAGGCCGCTTGCACCACTCAGCCGGCGAGGACGAGCAATGGAATCCTGAACAATAGCGCTGCCAAAGCGGCCGGACTCATTGCCATCGAGGATTTGCAGCAGGAAGATCTGCTGATGACCACTGGAGTGGCACCATCCGATGTGGATATCGGTGATTCGTTGATGGCATCGCCACAGCGAGACTTTCCCGATGAAGGAGACATTGTGGGCGTTGCCTTTGACCATGTGGAGCTGAATTTCTACTTCAATGGAAGGAATCTGGAGGTTCCATTCCGAAATGTACGAGGAGCAGCACTATTTCCCGTCATTTATG TGGGCAATGGCGCCATTCTGGACATTATCTTGGATAATTTTTCGCACGGACCACCACCAGGATTCGAACGCATTCTATTGGAACAGTCGCTTCTTTAG